A genomic window from Solanum dulcamara chromosome 11, daSolDulc1.2, whole genome shotgun sequence includes:
- the LOC129872419 gene encoding probable leucine-rich repeat receptor-like serine/threonine-protein kinase At3g14840 isoform X2 — protein sequence MSALHDFSISCFLLITFSFLILCSLVQIIEAQSYSRLLPQQEKNALKEIAEQLGKKDWDFDMNPCNGNTNWTTPRIDKISMYINNVTCNCSTPDGFCHVQTILLKGQDLAGVLPPSLIKLPYLKTIDVARNYLSGTIPPEWASIKLEFMSVMVNQLSGPIPKYLGNMTTLLYMSLENNMFNGTVPKELGNMVNLQSLTLSFNNLTGRLPEEINKLTRLTELRLSGNNFTGILPSFESLKNLQKLEIQASGFEGPVPPSISVLTGMKELRISDLTGSASEFPPVENMTGLTRLMLRNCNLSGKIPPYIANMLQLKILDLSFNKLEGQIPDLERLDRLELLYLTSNRLIGPIQDWIKSRNSKYVIDLSYNNFNESSEPTTCRETLNLFKSYNSTKKSELGKCLSSNPCSKNWYSVHINCGGESVTIGDTTYEADEDSAGAAKFFYWKESWGSSNTGDFWDRPIVLNEYKATNVSSIMGHNSELYTTARLSALSLTYYGRCLANGNYTVTLHFAEIVIRDNRSFQSLGKRMFDVYIQGERKLKDFDIRTAAGGVDKAWTRKFNAVVEDGILEVRFQYAGKGTTAVPRRGIYGPLISAISFEANFKPPSNHKKMAHIIAGAVASSLVLLFTIFFLAWRKGRNRISKEEELRGLDLLTGVFTIRQIKAATNNFDAANKIGEGGFGSVYKGTLLDGTVIAVKQLSSKSKQGNREFVNEIGMISGLQHPNLVKLYGCCAEGNQLLLVYEYLENNSLARALFGPEEHRLQIDWPTRQKICIGIAKGLAFLHEESSLKIVHRDIKATNVLLDKKLDPKISDFGLAKLDDEDKTHISTRIAGTINGRTLQCKLIDVCPYVVLIHAADIH from the exons atgtcagCATTACATGATTTCAGTATTTCTTGTTTTCTGCTTATCACCTTCAGCTTCTTAATCCTCTGCTCTCTAGTACAAATCATTGAAGCACAAAGTTACAGTCGTCTTCTTCCTCAACAAGAAA AGAATGCTCTGAAAGAAATAGCGGAGCAGTTGGGTAAAAAGGACTGGGATTTTGATATGAATCCTTGTAATGGCAACACAAATTGGACCACACCAAGAATTGACAAGATATCGATGTATATCAACAATGTAACCTGCAATTGCTCTACCCCTGATGGTTTCTGTCATGTACAAACCAT ATTACTCAAAGGACAAGATCTTGCTGGTGTGCTCCCTCCCTCCCTGATCAAGTTACCTTATCTGAAGACAAT TGATGTCGCGCGCAACTATTTGAGTGGTACTATTCCACCTGAATGGGCATCTATCAAACTGGAATTTAT GTCTGTTATGGTGAATCAACTCTCTGGGCCGATTCCTAAATACTTGGGAAACATGACTACACTACTTTATAT GAGTTTGGAAAATAACATGTTTAATGGAACTGTTCCAAAAGAACTCGGAAATATGGTTAATCTACAGAGTCT CACTCTTAGTTTTAATAATCTCACAGGTAGGCTGCCCGAGGAAATCAATAAACTCACAAGATTAACAGAACT TAGGCTGAGTGGTAACAACTTCACTGGAATACTTCCTAGCTTTGAGAGTTTGAAAAACCTTCAGAAATT AGAGATTCAAGCTTCCGGTTTTGAAGGGCCTGTACCACCAAGCATTTCTGTCTTGACTGGAATGAAGGAATT AAGAATTAGTGACTTGACTGGAAGTGCTTCAGAATTTCCACCGGTTGAGAACATGACAGGCCTAACTAGATT GATGTTGAGGAACTGCAATTTATCTGGGAAGATTCCTCCTTACATAGCTAATATGCTTCAACTGAAAATTCT AGATCTAAGCTTTAACAAGCTTGAAGGACAGATCCCGGATCTGGAGCGCCTGGACAGACTGGAGCTCTT GTACCTGACAAGCAATAGACTTATTGGACCAATTCAAGATTGGATCAAAAGTAGAAATTCCAAATA TGTCATAGATCTGTCTTACAACAACTTCAACGAGAGCTCTGAGCCAACTACTTGTCGGGAAACCCT AAACTTGTTCAAAAGCTATAACTCAACAAAAAAGTC AGAACTTGGGAAATGCTTGTCAAGTAATCCTTGTTCAAAGA ATTGGTATTCGGTTCACATAAATTGTGGTGGAGAGAGTGTGACAATAGGGGACACCACTTACGAAGCAGATGAAGATTCCGCAGGTGCTGCAAAGTTTTTTTACTGGAAAGAGAGCTGGGGATCCAGCAACACCGGGGACTTCTGGGATCGTCCCATAGTATTGAACGAGTACAAGGCAACTAATGTATCTTCCATTATGGGACATAACTCTGAACTATACACGACAGCTCGGCTCTCAGCTTTATCTCTAACGTACTATGGACGTTGTTTAGCAAATGGAAACTACACTGTGACACTGCACTTTGCAGAGATTGTTATAAGGGATAACCGATCTTTCCAGAGTCTCGGAAAACGGATGTTTGATGTCTATATTCAG GGTGAGAGGAAGCTCAAAGATTTTGACATTAGAACTGCTGCTGGAGGAGTTGATAAAGCTTGGACAAGAAAGTTCAATGCAGTTGTAGAAGATGGCATTCTAGAAGTGCGGTTTCAGTATGCTGGGAAAGGAACAACAGCTGTCCCTAGAAGAGGAATCTATGGCCCTTTAATTTCTGCCATCTCTTTTGAAGCTA ATTTCAAGCCCCCTTCAAATCACAAAAAGATGGCTCACATCATTGCTGGAGCAGTGGCGTCCTCATTAGTTCTCCTTTTTACAATATTCTTTCTTGCTTGGAGGAAAGGCAGAAACAGGATATCAAAGGAAGAAG AATTAAGAGGACTAGATCTACTGACTGGTGTATTTACCATCAGACAAATCAAAGCCGCCACAAACAACTTTGATGCTGCAAATAAAATTGGGGAAGGTGGTTTTGGCTCTGTCTACAAG GGTACACTACTGGATGGTACAGTTATTGCTGTTAAACAGCTTTCGTCCAAATCAAAACAAGGGAACCGCGAGTTTGTAAATGAGATAGGTATGATTTCTGGTTTACAGCACCCAAATCTTGTCAAACTATATGGATGTTGTGCTGAAGGAAATCAACTTCTATTGGTGTATGAGTACTTGGAGAACAATAGCCTTGCCCGTGCTTTATTTG GTCCAGAAGAACATCGTCTCCAAATAGACTGGCCAACAAGGCAAAAAATCTGCATTGGTATAGCAAAAGGCTTAGCTTTCCTACACGAAGAATCGTCATTAAAAATTGTTCATAGGGACATCAAAGCAACAAATGTACTTCTTGACAAGAAACTAGACCCAAAGATCTCTGACTTTGGTCTGGCCAAACTTGATGATGAGGATAAAACACATATCAGCACTAGAATTGCTGGAACCAT CAACGGCAGAACTTTGCAGTGTAAACTGATTGACGTATGTCCATATGTTGTTCTCATCCATGCAGCAGATATACATTAA
- the LOC129872419 gene encoding probable LRR receptor-like serine/threonine-protein kinase At1g07650 isoform X1 gives MSALHDFSISCFLLITFSFLILCSLVQIIEAQSYSRLLPQQEKNALKEIAEQLGKKDWDFDMNPCNGNTNWTTPRIDKISMYINNVTCNCSTPDGFCHVQTILLKGQDLAGVLPPSLIKLPYLKTIDVARNYLSGTIPPEWASIKLEFMSVMVNQLSGPIPKYLGNMTTLLYMSLENNMFNGTVPKELGNMVNLQSLTLSFNNLTGRLPEEINKLTRLTELRLSGNNFTGILPSFESLKNLQKLEIQASGFEGPVPPSISVLTGMKELRISDLTGSASEFPPVENMTGLTRLMLRNCNLSGKIPPYIANMLQLKILDLSFNKLEGQIPDLERLDRLELLYLTSNRLIGPIQDWIKSRNSKYVIDLSYNNFNESSEPTTCRETLNLFKSYNSTKKSELGKCLSSNPCSKNWYSVHINCGGESVTIGDTTYEADEDSAGAAKFFYWKESWGSSNTGDFWDRPIVLNEYKATNVSSIMGHNSELYTTARLSALSLTYYGRCLANGNYTVTLHFAEIVIRDNRSFQSLGKRMFDVYIQGERKLKDFDIRTAAGGVDKAWTRKFNAVVEDGILEVRFQYAGKGTTAVPRRGIYGPLISAISFEANFKPPSNHKKMAHIIAGAVASSLVLLFTIFFLAWRKGRNRISKEEELRGLDLLTGVFTIRQIKAATNNFDAANKIGEGGFGSVYKGTLLDGTVIAVKQLSSKSKQGNREFVNEIGMISGLQHPNLVKLYGCCAEGNQLLLVYEYLENNSLARALFGPEEHRLQIDWPTRQKICIGIAKGLAFLHEESSLKIVHRDIKATNVLLDKKLDPKISDFGLAKLDDEDKTHISTRIAGTIGYMAPEYALWGYLTYKADVYSFGVIALEIVAGKNNMKYRPNEKFVCLLDWALVLQRKGKLMELVDETLSSDFKKDEVLRMINVALLCTNPSPALRPTMSAVVSILEDHLDLPEFNLESRSHDDDDRLKFQGLRDKYDDMRSLSESQTLTHSSNITRRDFFSTTSESA, from the exons atgtcagCATTACATGATTTCAGTATTTCTTGTTTTCTGCTTATCACCTTCAGCTTCTTAATCCTCTGCTCTCTAGTACAAATCATTGAAGCACAAAGTTACAGTCGTCTTCTTCCTCAACAAGAAA AGAATGCTCTGAAAGAAATAGCGGAGCAGTTGGGTAAAAAGGACTGGGATTTTGATATGAATCCTTGTAATGGCAACACAAATTGGACCACACCAAGAATTGACAAGATATCGATGTATATCAACAATGTAACCTGCAATTGCTCTACCCCTGATGGTTTCTGTCATGTACAAACCAT ATTACTCAAAGGACAAGATCTTGCTGGTGTGCTCCCTCCCTCCCTGATCAAGTTACCTTATCTGAAGACAAT TGATGTCGCGCGCAACTATTTGAGTGGTACTATTCCACCTGAATGGGCATCTATCAAACTGGAATTTAT GTCTGTTATGGTGAATCAACTCTCTGGGCCGATTCCTAAATACTTGGGAAACATGACTACACTACTTTATAT GAGTTTGGAAAATAACATGTTTAATGGAACTGTTCCAAAAGAACTCGGAAATATGGTTAATCTACAGAGTCT CACTCTTAGTTTTAATAATCTCACAGGTAGGCTGCCCGAGGAAATCAATAAACTCACAAGATTAACAGAACT TAGGCTGAGTGGTAACAACTTCACTGGAATACTTCCTAGCTTTGAGAGTTTGAAAAACCTTCAGAAATT AGAGATTCAAGCTTCCGGTTTTGAAGGGCCTGTACCACCAAGCATTTCTGTCTTGACTGGAATGAAGGAATT AAGAATTAGTGACTTGACTGGAAGTGCTTCAGAATTTCCACCGGTTGAGAACATGACAGGCCTAACTAGATT GATGTTGAGGAACTGCAATTTATCTGGGAAGATTCCTCCTTACATAGCTAATATGCTTCAACTGAAAATTCT AGATCTAAGCTTTAACAAGCTTGAAGGACAGATCCCGGATCTGGAGCGCCTGGACAGACTGGAGCTCTT GTACCTGACAAGCAATAGACTTATTGGACCAATTCAAGATTGGATCAAAAGTAGAAATTCCAAATA TGTCATAGATCTGTCTTACAACAACTTCAACGAGAGCTCTGAGCCAACTACTTGTCGGGAAACCCT AAACTTGTTCAAAAGCTATAACTCAACAAAAAAGTC AGAACTTGGGAAATGCTTGTCAAGTAATCCTTGTTCAAAGA ATTGGTATTCGGTTCACATAAATTGTGGTGGAGAGAGTGTGACAATAGGGGACACCACTTACGAAGCAGATGAAGATTCCGCAGGTGCTGCAAAGTTTTTTTACTGGAAAGAGAGCTGGGGATCCAGCAACACCGGGGACTTCTGGGATCGTCCCATAGTATTGAACGAGTACAAGGCAACTAATGTATCTTCCATTATGGGACATAACTCTGAACTATACACGACAGCTCGGCTCTCAGCTTTATCTCTAACGTACTATGGACGTTGTTTAGCAAATGGAAACTACACTGTGACACTGCACTTTGCAGAGATTGTTATAAGGGATAACCGATCTTTCCAGAGTCTCGGAAAACGGATGTTTGATGTCTATATTCAG GGTGAGAGGAAGCTCAAAGATTTTGACATTAGAACTGCTGCTGGAGGAGTTGATAAAGCTTGGACAAGAAAGTTCAATGCAGTTGTAGAAGATGGCATTCTAGAAGTGCGGTTTCAGTATGCTGGGAAAGGAACAACAGCTGTCCCTAGAAGAGGAATCTATGGCCCTTTAATTTCTGCCATCTCTTTTGAAGCTA ATTTCAAGCCCCCTTCAAATCACAAAAAGATGGCTCACATCATTGCTGGAGCAGTGGCGTCCTCATTAGTTCTCCTTTTTACAATATTCTTTCTTGCTTGGAGGAAAGGCAGAAACAGGATATCAAAGGAAGAAG AATTAAGAGGACTAGATCTACTGACTGGTGTATTTACCATCAGACAAATCAAAGCCGCCACAAACAACTTTGATGCTGCAAATAAAATTGGGGAAGGTGGTTTTGGCTCTGTCTACAAG GGTACACTACTGGATGGTACAGTTATTGCTGTTAAACAGCTTTCGTCCAAATCAAAACAAGGGAACCGCGAGTTTGTAAATGAGATAGGTATGATTTCTGGTTTACAGCACCCAAATCTTGTCAAACTATATGGATGTTGTGCTGAAGGAAATCAACTTCTATTGGTGTATGAGTACTTGGAGAACAATAGCCTTGCCCGTGCTTTATTTG GTCCAGAAGAACATCGTCTCCAAATAGACTGGCCAACAAGGCAAAAAATCTGCATTGGTATAGCAAAAGGCTTAGCTTTCCTACACGAAGAATCGTCATTAAAAATTGTTCATAGGGACATCAAAGCAACAAATGTACTTCTTGACAAGAAACTAGACCCAAAGATCTCTGACTTTGGTCTGGCCAAACTTGATGATGAGGATAAAACACATATCAGCACTAGAATTGCTGGAACCAT AGGATATATGGCACCTGAATATGCACTATGGGGCTACTTAACCTACAAAGCAGATGTTTACAGCTTTGGAGTTATTGCGTTAGAGATTGTTGCTGGGAAGAACAACATGAAATATCGCCCCAATGAGAAATTTGTTTGCCTTCTAGATTGG GCCCTTGTTctacaaagaaaaggaaaactgATGGAACTAGTAGATGAAACATTGAGTTCAGATTTCAAGAAGGATGAGGTTCTAAGGATGATAAATGTAGCGCTGCTATGTACTAATCCATCTCCAGCACTTAGGCCAACCATGTCTGCAGTTGTCAGCATTCTTGAAGATCATCTTGACCTTCCTGAATTTAACTTGGAATCAAGATCCCATGATGATGATGATCGTCTCAAGTTTCAAGGGTTAAGAGACAAGTACGATGATATGCGCAGCTTGAGTGAAAGTCAAACACTTACTCATTCATCCAACATTACAAGAAGAGATTTCTTTTCCACTACATCTGAATCGGCATAA